AACATCTTGATAATAGCATTTGGAATATTCGGTTGATTAAACGTTTACTAGGAAGAACTCATTTGCCCGGCAGAGTATAGCCTATCATCTGTACTACTCACTTGAGCGGGGCACGGGCATACACTTGTAGCCAGTCCGGGATCTCAGCTGTATGGTATGGGTTAGCTGGCACCAAGACAGGCTGGTTCCTCTCAGCGGGCCGGGGCTGATAGGTCACAGGCGGTGGTAGCGGTGGGGGCTGGTCATAGCGAGGCACACTGGAAAGGACAGATTCGTACTTACATGGGTGCACATTGCACAACTGGGAGAAGGTTTAGCCCCAGTTTGGCATTTTACACATAGTTACAATGCAGGCTGGTAAAACCCAAGTCTAACTCTGAAGCTTTTCCAAGCAGGCTTCGGGTGAAATGTAGCGGGGGGACATCCTGGCCTGGtttccagtccatcacaaggcgcaCGTACAATGTACGCAGTCATGAACCAACTGTTCATACATGTGCGGCATTTAGTCTCCAATTCACCTCAGATgcttgtcacagaaagttgaaccagttcatctggacagaaacGTTCCACTTAGATGAACCGACTCAACTttgtgggatttccttacctggattattgagttttACACTAAATACTTTGTATTAACCATAGAAGGCCTTGGAACCATAGAAGGCCCAACAACACTGGCTGAGGGATTCAGGCCCTCTATCATATAACCACATGTCCTGGCCAATTCACAATAACGACTAGCCTATTCACTGCCGCTGAGCCAACCGATTAGTCCTCATCTGGAGACCCCTCCACTCCCTTTCCCCCTTACCTCTTCCACCCGCCTGTGCTCCACAAACATACATTTCATACCAACTGAAGATTCTTGGTTACCGAATTCCCCTCCCCGCTTATTGTATTTGTAAATACCTCGGGGCACATGGATGACGGTACTGTGCCCTCTTGTTGATGTGGTCAACATAGTAGACCCCAAACTCCGCCGACTCCACCTTCTCCCAGCCCGGAGGGAGCCCTTCCCTCTCCAGAGGGTGGCTCCAGTGGgtggtgttggtgttgtggtCGATGTAGTACTTCCTGCCACGGATGGTCCAGTCCACAGTCCAGCCCGCCGGGAGGGGGAGTTCCTCCCCCGTCAGGCTGGAGAGGTTCCCCAAGGACTTGGCCTGGATGCGACCTATgcctgaagggaaaaaaaaaagaaaaagcaaacgttttttcttttttccactttaGAAAgcctgagggagagggagagatttcTGACAAACACCGAGTGGATCTGCTGCCAGCAAACATCGCCTatgggagaggaagagaaagaatgTTTTGGAAAAGTTCCCCGAGAACGGCGTGGACTTCCTGTATGGAAGATGTCATTTTTAGGACAGGAATGTCTTCTATTTAAAAGGCCATTCTGACCAGCTAACtgcacaaacacaagcacaacGGAGGAATGCAATGAATCACATTCACCAAATGAAACCTGATGCGTTGTTGAAGCAGTTTCAGATATTTCACGGAATTGCAATATGATGCAAAGTAAaaactgcaacaactgctggtgcattttttttaaaaacggtaATGATTATGAacggagatgatgatgatgaagtagTTTTGATGCGCAGACCCCTGTAGCTTCTGATTCTGTCTGCTGGTGAATGGTAGGAAGAGGGAAGTGCAGCCACTTGTGGACAGGAAGGCAAATCTCTCTGCACGGCCAAACATTTACACAAAGGCTTTTCACTGAGGGGGAACATATGGCTGATACACCCATACACTCAGCGAGAACAAGTAGGGGGGTGGGCTTACTCAACAGGTTCTGTATCTCAGCCAGGGAAGAATGCCAGTGAAGAATGTCAGGCTAGCAGTCTTTCAGAAGACTTACACTAAGCAAAGACTCGAAATCATCTTAAAATGAAAGGACCCAAACAGACCAGGGATCGGGGTTAAACTGCGGTGGCGTATAATTAAAAACGCGAGATGATGTGCATCGTATCCAGTTGAGGTTAACCCCAAACCCAACACCATCTCTTTTCCCCTAGCCTGGGTTCCTATTCTGCCCCAATACTGCACATTAACACAGCTGCATACCCATACATTCACTTGGCTCGTATCCTGACCAGGGTTTATATTCCCTCTACACACGCGTACTATAAATGTGCTGTGTAAACGGAGTTTGATACGCTGATAGAATGACAAGTAAAGAGAACAATTTGTGGAAACGGCAGATAGAACCTGATAAATTCTGCACGACAGTGACGGGAACCGCACCGGAGTTTCTCCGCCAGCTGGTGAGTGAAGGGTCGGAATGCGAGAGCGTTCCACCAAACACACACGCCTCCTCTTAAACCACCACCTCATCATCTCGACCCTGTTCTTCAGCGTCGTCCCTCCAGCCAGAGTCTGAAATCACTGCGAAGCTGAGATTCAACGTGTCAGAGGAACTCCACTAAAGAAGCGGCTGAACTGCTGCGATCCTCTTGGTCACAACCATAAAAACATAACGACTACCGATACGAGCAAATTTATGACAAATGGAAACCTCTAAAACAACTGTTCCAAATACGAAGTGGAAgaattttacttttacttgaaaaCAACTATGTCGCCCTTACCACCCGTGCTAAACTACGACAAAAAAAATGTACATGACGACAACATTTAGCTACTTAAAAAAGTGGGTTAAATCTGAAGTGAGTTTAGGACAGTGAGCTggccagacgtgtgtgtgtgttgtgtgtgtctcacacacacacacacacacacacagctgtactTAAGAAAGCAGATGAATCATAGTAGCCTGGGGTTTGAAATGTTTGACTGGGGGCGGTGTGAAAATTGCTAGTTTGTCTCCAGGAAGAATGGAACAACAGAAAGGCTGAAAAACGCTGTGACTCCTGACACTTGTTTAAGTTCGGTCCAAACAAAGCTCTAAGTTATGCGAGAGCTGGTCCCTGGGATAACACTAATCCATACGCACTATGTTGACATATAAGCCACAAAATAAAAAGGCTCCCTATCTTTTAGGATGGGTTGGAAAATTCCAGCGAGAGCAGACCCTAAATCCTCAGTCCCTACCATTTATCCCATGGAAACCGTACAGTAATTGTACACAGTTTACTACGCAAGGCGTAAACATCGAAATGTTTCACTCTTTAGGCTCAACTCAAGTCGggtagcttcttttttttgttttgtcggtCTGTATGAACACGCTTTCACGGTGGCCTCTTTGACGCATAAAAGCCATCCTTACTGGCCTGACATTCCCGAATACCAATCTTTATTTGTTTTTCTAGGAAGTTCTAGATGTTTCCAAATTATCAAGTATTTCAAGGGACGGAAAAATCTGCCCTGACATTTCCCCATAAAGCACAATAAGAAATGCTACCGATGTTAGCCGGCCAATGTGATCTCCCAGATCTAGGATGCAAGAAACCTGTGTGCAGAGAGACTGTCAACTAGCATGATTCCCCACCTCTGGAGTCTCAAATAGGAGCTCACTGGCCAATCCCAGCCTGTTAGAGCTGTCCTCTTTGGTTCTTCCTCTTCTCTGTAACTCATACTCAGATTCTAGTGACGATACAAACATCTTTGTGTACAAGCCCTTACTTTCAGTTATTTGAGTGAGAAAAAAGACTGGATAGAACACCCCATCCTGCATGCATCACGCAACCCAGCTGAGGATGACAATGCGAAACTACCAAAACACAATCCCTGCTTACCAGCTGGAGGTCTGCTGGGGGCCGGGGGAGTGTGCTGTGGCGGTAGTCTTTGGAAGTTGTGTTCGTTGTGTTCATAGTATCTGTAGTCATCGTGAAACCGGTCCGGCAACCGCCTGGGCTGACGCTGCTGCTGGTTGTCGTAGTACGGTTCGGATGGGTAGTAGTAGCGGGTGGCGTCCCCGTTCTCGGACATGGGATTCACGTCTGTGAGGAAGGACTGCGAGGAGCCACCATACTCGTGGGGCAGGTCTCCCAGGCTGCGGGGAAGGTAGGGGGGCGCCGACATGCGGTGGCTTTCTCGCCGTGCCACCTCGTGCGGAGCCCTGTGCACTGGGGTGCGGAGGAAACTCTTGTTGCGGGCCACCACTGGCTCACGGCTGGGTGCCACCGGGTAGGCGGACGGCCCCATCTCTGGCAGCGGGACCTCTGTGCGTCTAGGGATAGTGGGTCCATGGCGGATGAATGAGGGCATAAGATCTGCAAGTAAggtaaatagggggggggggagtcatcaCCATCTCAAGTCCCTCAAGTGACAGAACACAGGCAAAAGTAGGTGCAGCCCTTTTAGACCCACGCCGCAATAATTCATAAAACAGGCACAAGTTGTGTATAACATCTCAGTAGCCAGGGTGGCAGTAGAAAGTTAATCATTTCATTACTATTCATTCCTGGTTAGTTACTGTGGAGCAGAGGTGCAGTCAGCAGTTTATACCACAGTAGCAACACTAATCACACAAAACATCAACAACAGTCCGCAACGTTTGCATCACGCTTCTCTATACAGAAGTCCACCATGCGTTTAAACACACAAATATCTCAATACAGAAGCCCACCATGCGTTTAAACACACAAATATCTCAATACAGAAGCCCACCATGCGTTTAAACACACGAATATCAAGTCAAGTCATCTCAACGGCTCCCCTGCCAGCGACTGGGGCAGGCTAGCCCTTAGCTTCCCCCTTCAACACCGTAGCGAGCCGTTAGCATTTAGCAACCGGGATGCTACGTCGCTGAACTTTTCgtgttgtttaaaaaaaacccaaaacaaaccaaCGGTCACCGCGAATAAACCGCTCGCCGGTGCGCCGACGGGCAGCGGCGGCGAGGGGGAGCCGGGCTCACGGCACACTCGGCTTCGGGCTTGCCGACCACAGCCGGCCAACTTTGCGTTAGCGACTTAGCCGCTAGCCGCTAGCCGTTAGCCGCTAGCCGGCTGGCTACCTGTTGCGCTCCCCCCAGCTAGCTTGAACTCACTTCTGAGGAGCGGCGACGTCTCCTTCTTCACATACTTCCCGTGGACCTCGGCCGGCTTCGACGCTTCGCTTTTGCTTTTCTTTCGCGAGAGCATCACTCCAAGCGTGGGGGGCACGTCAGCGACGCGGCGCGGTGACTTCCAAGCACATTCTGCGGAGGTTCGCCGTCGGCGCCCTGCGGTCTTCGGAGAGGTGGCCGAGGAGGGCGGCTCGCATTTTAAGTCAAGGCTTTGGAGAACGTCAAAGCTTAGCGAAGCCGCTCAGCCCGGGCTAGCTTACAGCGTCGGCCGCCGGATGCGCCCCTGTGCTGGCCGCGGCGCTCCCTCCCTCCCGTACGGCGCAGTGGTGGGACGGCTGCTCGTCAACCCCGTCCTGCCCAGCGCTCCCATCCCCGACCGGCACGCCTTCAGCGTCCACTTCCACGCAAAGGTGCGCAGAACGCATACGAGGCGGCCATAAGGCAAGAGACGAGGCGAGGCGACGAAGCGTGCGCGTCCACGTAGCCCAATCTGTCAAATTTCGCACGCGCACAACGTCAAGCTAATCCCCCCCCAACCCAGCCCAGATACTGGTTTCTGTACTGGCGCAGCTGACTTCTTAGCAGAGCGGTCCGTCAAAGGGTGATTCTCCAATTAGGGGAGTTTTTCTGGCCCCGGGGTAGATTTTCAAGAGCAAATAACAAAATGGGTAACACCTTAGtaaggggaacatattctaagtaacaacaacttaattactagtgaatatTAATGATCAAGaagtcactttagtatggggaacatattctaagtaaaaaacttaattactagtgaattagtaatgatcaagatgtcactttagtatggggaacatattctaagtaaaaaacttaattactagtgaattagtaatgatcaagatgtcactttagtatggggaacatattctaagtaacaacaacttaattactagtgaattagtaatgatcaagatgtcactttagtatgggagacatattctaagtaacaaaaacttaattactagtgaattagtaatgatcaagatgtcactttagtatggggaacatattctaagtaacaacaacttaattactagtgaattagtaatgatcaagatgtcactttagtatggggaacatattctaagtaataaaaacttaattactagtgaattagtaatgatcaagatgtcactttagtatgggggaacatattctaagtaacaaaaacttaattactagtgaattagtaatgatcaagatgtcactttagtatggggaacatattctaattaacaacaacttaattactagtgaattagtaacgatcgagatgtcactttagtatggggaacatattctaagtaacaaaaacttaatttagagtaatttaacactatgaccacttgtagttttgtgtgttgttatgtaagaacagaccatattcattaagtgttagtaagggagaataactcttcttgtggtactaccaccttataaaggccatactaacaaagcatattgagatggtactactaataagcaatacttctgaggttatagagggaaaactcatagttaatggcttactggttgtataataaggccatgcagaataaggcattaatgagtacgtaataatgaccaattaagagccaatatgttgctaatttgcatgctaataagcacctaattaatggtgactatgttccccatactaaagtgttaccaaaaaatgttttggggaaaaaaaaaaccctattgTGTTTGTTAGAGTTATgatgtgttagctatgaaaaaaaagACCCGTGTCTCAGCTGTGACATTTTGATACTTTTTCAGcatgttgaaaattcaaacgGGCCAGAATTTCgctgttttgggcttgtcccccaTCCCAGACTTCGTAACTTCCCCTCTATAGtaaagtaataaaaatggttaaattcattttgtcagaataatttaaaaagacatatttcaaattcatatggtttatatagtATGGTTTATATAGCTGCCCCTCATGTTCctgtcattacctgtcattaccatCGTACGGGACACCAGAGAGTAATAACGGTTTTTTCAaacaacgtggttgccatggaaacgagaagtgccagagggCGCATGcccagtcatggcagaagcgtgacttcTCCATGCGCACAAATgtcagtaatgtgaaggtttatgtgtcctggtcggacaggatggttattaggcgtcattaccaatgacaggatggttactaggCGTCATTACCAACCAAGTTACTGAGAAGTTTAGTTCAGAAATGAGACATTTCACCTTATTCACGTATATTGATTTTACATTGTATGCTtgtgtgaccggttattttcttgcccggtgcgggattcgatacgaggtgtactgcaccacaaggcgacatcattaaccgctcggctaaagggtcagacccgttagctagggggctaacgtgtcttattagtagtttacagtcgttaccctctcccggaagcgcgccctcgcgctttgttcctcccgcgctccgaagagacttctgaggatctgcacacttccggatcccaccgctgccacaatgtaaccggttattgtcttgcccggtgcgggattcgatacgaggtgtactgcaccacaaggcgacatcactaaccgctcgcctaaagggtcagacccgttagctaggggctaacgtgtctgattagtagtttacagtagctaacaagttagcttagcaagtctaagacttggcccactttttctccaaaaagtgaaaattgtcattaccatcacattttgctgtcaCAACTTTGACAAAAGCATCATACCATCCATCTCATTTTGTAGGACGACCAAAGCTACGctatttgttccagaccacttaagAGCTtttgggaaaagaaaaaaaaagattttaaagacCTTCATTTagtttttcaaaatttcaaaagccaaaagtgccccaaattgaagaatcaccctaaAACACATTCtgttgatattgtaacgtgcatggataagtagacacgctggccgccggctggcgagtctgaccctttagtctagcggttagcgaggtctcctgcggtgcgggcgacacgggttcgcgtcccggccgcggcacttcctgtggttgcgttgtcccccgaattcgctacaatatattgtgAAGACTGTCGCAAACCACTCGGCTCTCCGTGACATGTTAGTGAGTAAAACACGGTCTCTGCTGTGTAAAGCTCGTCTCTTGACCAGACTGGAGACTAAGTAGCGCAACAAGAACTCAGACCGAGCATGTCTCGTGTATCTCACATTTCTTTATTGTTACCTTACAAAACAACATCCACCCTGTGTTCACAGTTAGCACggtctttgtaaaaaaaaaactacacaaaatcTTATAATGGCACATAGCAGCTGTTCAACATTCCCAGTTGGTaacgtgtttttgtttttttaatttgaatTTATAACATTGACAATGGCAGactccagtttttttttgggggggggttctcaaTTTAAATTGCAACAGGGGTGTATTCCAGAAAGCGGGTTTAGTGAAAACTCTTGAGTTTGTTTGTTGAGCTGAGGAAAAGTGGCTTTTCCATTCCAGAAAGAGGTAACTCGAACTCTGGGTGCTAGCCGACTCACTCACCATGGTAACTGATCCAGAGATGGAGCTGCATCTCTTTCTGCAACAGAAAACCCAGTTTCCCTCATCTCAGGGTTAACAAACTCAAGAGTTTTCACTAAACCCGCTTTCTGGAATATACCATGGCAGATCATAGGAATTtgcatattaatattattattattggagaCAGTTTAGTCACCTGACCAACCCAGTcactgaggatacacaagccagtgcattcttagtgccggtcccaagcccaaattctttttcaagaataagggtgatgtgcagagctgtagtaactacagtggtataaagttgatcagtcacagtatgaaaatatgggaaagagtagtagaagctaggttaagaggagaggtgatgatcagcgagcagcagtatggtttcatgccacgaaagagcaccacagatgtgatgtttgctttgagaatgttgatggagaagtatagaaaaggccagaaggaggtacattgtgtctttgtaggtttagagaaagcatacgacagggtgccaagagaggaggtgtggtactgtatgaggaaattgggagtggtagagaagtatttaggagtggtgcaggatatgcatgaggaagtgtgacagtggtgaggtgtgcggttggaatgacggatgtgttcaaggtggaggtgggattatatcaaggatcggctctgagccctttcttgtttgcaatggtgatggacgagatcagacaggagtctctgtggactatgatgttcgtgaaTGATatagtgatctgtagtgagagtagggtgcaggtggaggagagcctggagaggtggaggtatgcactggagagaagagaactgaaagtcagtaggagcaagacagaatacctatgtgtgaatgagagggaggacagtggaatggtgaggatgcaaggagtggaggtgacgaaggcatatgagtttaaatacttggggtcaactgtccaaagtaacaggtagtgcagtagagaggtgaagaagagagtgcaggcagggtggagtgggtggagaagagtgtcaggagtaatttggaacagaagggtaccagcaagagttaaagggaaggtttacaggatggttgtgagaccagctatgttatatggtttggagacagtggcactgatgaaaagacaggaggcggaggtggaggtggcagagttgaagatgataagattttcattgggagtgacgaagaaggacaggattaggaaagagtatattggagggacagctcaagttggacggtttggagacaaagcaagagagacaagactgagatggcttggacatgtgtggaggagagatgctgggtatactgggagaaggatgctgaatatggagctgccagggaagaggagaagaggaaggccaaagaggaggtttatggatgtggtgagggaggacatgcaggtggctggtgtgacagaggaagatgcagaggacaggaagagatggaaacggatgatccgctgtggcgccccctaacgggagcagctgaaaatataGTAGTTTAGTCTCATGACCACTGTCTGAAAAGTGAACGTCATGTCACTCAGGTGTTTCCTACATGGTGACAAGTATCTGCAAAAGGTCACGGGATTGTTTGACTTGCATGATAGTTGAAATAAATGTACCATTCAACTGGTTCATTTATCTCATGTTGTTATGTGGCAGTTTTGCGTTTCAATAGTTTCAGAGAGGAGAGGGAATGGCAGATGAAAAATACTAATCTCTCAGACAACACAAGGTAGAAACACTTGTATAGAAAGAGCACCTTACTGTGGTATAGCTGTATGAGTAGGGGTTTTTCTCTCTTCTCATAGAAAAACATTGTGTTTGGGTACCCATTGGGTATTTAACCCCCTATTCATAACAGCTTCCTCTTTTATTAGAGTAAAAAAATAcataaatttatataaaaaaaaatttctattAACTACCTGACTGACATTCCATAATTATTGCCTTGACAGATTTAGGATAGAAGCACCCTAACTTTTAGTCCAAAACATATCTTGCAAGAGAGATGCATTGCAAGAATTTAACAAAGATTCGGTGCGTGCATGTGGCGGTAcgattgaaaaaaaaaccccaaaaccaatAGAATTACAGTGTAAGGTTTTTGACTTGAGTATTGGTCTCATATAGCATGCACATGGCTGGTTCTGGTTCAGGATCCCAGCCAAGAGTAGATCTTCATGACAGTTTGTAAagccaagttaaaaaaaaaagagtcaagatttgttttttaaataaataagtCATGTAGAGTGTACTTCATTGGCAGTCGTATTAATTGCACAGAGGGCCCCTGGGCCGTGGTGGAGATGTTAGGAGCTTTGGAAATGATGGGGTACGGGGGGTAAGGGCAAGGGGTTTAGGTCGCGCACTATCTTGTTGAGGCTAGAGATCTTCTCTTCCAGCAGGTAGTTCTTCTTCTCAGCATTTTTTTGCCGATGCTCAGTTACCTCTAGAGCCTTCAGCAGCTGGGCGTTCTCCACATACAGGTCTTTGATCAACACGTCTGCTTTGCCGTTTTTGTGCAGCTAGAAAAAGGACAAAGTTAGTCAGATACGGGGTCCTAATAATACCAGTCTGTACTCATATGAGATCCagaacggtgaggatgcaagcagtcgaggtgacgaaggcggaggagtttaaatacttggggtcaaactgtccaaagtaacggggagtgcagaagagaggtgaagaagagagtgcaggcagggtggagtgggtggagaagagtgtcaggagggacttgcgacagaagggtaccagcaagagttaaagggaaggtttacaggatggtagtgagaccagctatgttgtatggtttggagacagtggcactgacaaaaagacaggaggtggagctggaggtggcagagatgaagatgctaaggttctcattgggagtgatgaagaaggacaggattaggaacgagtatattagagggacggctcaggttggacggtttggagacaaagcaagagaggcaagactgagaaggcttggacatgtgtggaggagagatgctgggtatactgggagaaggatgctgaagatggagctgccagagaagaggagaagaggaaggccagagaggaggtttatggatgtggtgagggaggacatgcaggtggctggtgtgacagaggaagatgcaagaggacaggaagagatggaaatggatgatccactgtggcgacccctaacgggagcagccgaaagtagtagtagtagtagtagtaacagtagtactaGTATGAGAGCCACACAGAGTGGTCTCCATGGGATTATGTCGTATGTAAGCCACCAGATTCTGATGAATACAAGTCACCGCTCTCACGTGAAAAGATTAGCTAAAAGGCCACGTTTAAACATTACTGCTGGTAGGTTCTGTGACCTTAGTGGTCTTAAACCCCATTTGTCAACCGTCGGGCGATTTCAAAAAAACCCACGGTTGACAAATTACACGAGTTGTTTCTGAAGCCGTAAAAGGCTTGACCTTTGACAAGACTGAGATGTTGTGCCCGACACATGGTCTTTGCAATCTGACCTGGTCTTTGAGCTGAGCGACCTTCTCTTTCAGCAGCATCTTGACATTATGCAGCGACTGTTCAATCTCCCTCATGCGTCCCTCCAtattcttcatcttcctctccctctcatcctgttGGGCACAAAGTGCAGGGTAATGAGCAAGACACGTCCCACCACAGGCAACGCCATCCACAAGTCTGATCGTCTCTATGGGAATTTTCCGGCCTCTGCGTGGAAGAACAATTCACCCTGGCGAGGCGGTGACTTCTTCACAGAGCTGCTGAGAGTCGAGCACCCGAGTAAAAGCCACAATTCAAAAACACCGACGACACGACTGTTTACTAGATGCTTTATTTGGTCTTAATTTCAGCATAGAAACGGTTTCCAGTACATTTGAGAGAGGAGAGGCTTCtgtgctaaaaaaaaataaattaaaaaaataaatgggtATAAAATTTGAGCTACTCCTGCAAAGAAAATAATTTAACGCATAAATAAATACCGAACCAAGACATgactagtaaaataaataaataaaaatcttgACCAAACAACACTAGGTTGTACACGTAGTGCAAAAAGGAAATAAATAAACCTCGGTGACTTGAAGACTACAACACAGATGAAAGATAAACACGCTGAAGACATATCGCCAAAAACGAACACTAATTTATGACAGGTCACATGGTAATTTACTAGGTACAGACTGAACACTGAAAAGGAAAAGGTAGCACACGGGTGAGCTTTCGGCATTTCGTTTATGTACGTAGGTACATAATGGAAAATGCTAATAAATTAAATCTTGCTGGAACCTTCTTCGTGAGAAAGAAACATTCAAACCACATTGAACAAAATGTGAGTCTAGTGTAGTGCAGCAGCAACGCATCTTCATGAGACACACAGACTGTCAGGACACGGTCCATTTTAACCTTGAATAGTGGagtttaccccgctcttccgagccgtcccggtctctgctccaccccctctgctgatccggggagggctgtagactaccacatacctcctccgatacatgtggagtcaccagccgcttcttttcacctgacactgaggagtttcgccagggggacgtagcgcgtgggaggatcacgctattccccccagttccccctccccgaacaggcgccccaaccgaccagagggggcgctagtgcagcgaccaggacatatacccacatccggcttcccacccgcagacacggccaattgtgtctgtagggaggcccgaccaagcaggaggcaacacggggattcgaaccggcgatctccatgttggtaggcaacggaatagaccgccacgccacccggacgccccaagttgAGTACGTTTAACGAAAC
The DNA window shown above is from Lampris incognitus isolate fLamInc1 chromosome 16, fLamInc1.hap2, whole genome shotgun sequence and carries:
- the sav1 gene encoding protein salvador homolog 1 — translated: MLSRKKSKSEASKPAEVHGKYVKKETSPLLRNLMPSFIRHGPTIPRRTEVPLPEMGPSAYPVAPSREPVVARNKSFLRTPVHRAPHEVARRESHRMSAPPYLPRSLGDLPHEYGGSSQSFLTDVNPMSENGDATRYYYPSEPYYDNQQQRQPRRLPDRFHDDYRYYEHNEHNFQRLPPQHTPPAPSRPPAGIGRIQAKSLGNLSSLTGEELPLPAGWTVDWTIRGRKYYIDHNTNTTHWSHPLEREGLPPGWEKVESAEFGVYYVDHINKRAQYRHPCAPSVPRYDQPPPLPPPVTYQPRPAERNQPVLVPANPYHTAEIPDWLQVYARAPLKYDHILKWELFQLVDLDTYQGMLKLLFMKELEHIVKSYEAYRQALLSEVDARKQRQQWYTQQSNKNFIGNM